Proteins encoded in a region of the Dreissena polymorpha isolate Duluth1 chromosome 6, UMN_Dpol_1.0, whole genome shotgun sequence genome:
- the LOC127836037 gene encoding uncharacterized protein LOC127836037, with translation MYCGKVCKNKVGLKIHRTKMGCAPILNLLQRARQLGETEEELDQDEHHSVQSLHASEEGEVTIDNAERTEDRAAVESTERRKKVMWPASTERAKWKAFEEELELVMENVLKGKVESKLHVMSELIYTFGKERFGTAKEKVGQLKVGGNRRLQKTSNLRGELRRLNSRYRQAEDEEKQGLAELRDDVRKEIQCLRRAENLRRKRHGRRRKRAQFTSNPFQFVKRLLGEKKTGELQCTKEEANKYIKDMYSDSDRHKELGECDKLLTPDDPEHDFDSAEPRLQEVKDIVRKARASSAPGPNGVPYRVYKNCPKILLRLWKLIKVVWRKGELCREWLKAEGCFIPKEEDSSTLGQFRTISLLNVEGKILLAVLSKRMTSYLLQNKYIDTAVQKGGVPGVSGCIEHTSVITQIIKEARENKGDIAVIWLDLANAYGSVPHQMIQKTLQLYHVPVRFRQMLRHYFDGFIMRFSTRAITTDWQRLEVGIVTGCTISVVLFAAAMNLIVKSAEKPSRGPKMTSGCIQPPTRAFMDDMTITAKSYVEGRWMLHDIGELIEWARMKFKPQKSRSMVLRKGKIQESARYRIKDQLIPTVKEQPVKCLGKWFRDSLNDKQSIKDTVVQMENWLKDVDKCGLPGKFKAWIYQHGILPRLLWPLLVYSVPSSTVEAMERTINSFLRRWMGVPKSFTSLGLYCTGSKLQIPLSSLTEEYKVTKARKVIMLRDSRDEKVREAGVQVNTGRKWRADKAVEEAEARLRHSDIVGNVAHGRLGFGCVTRSQWSKASAKDRRTQVQEEIRRMEEESRLTRAVTLRKQGKWLNWEGVPQRKLTWNAIWTMESDRLSFLLKSVYDVLPSPTNLVTWGLAEKPDCKLCGRPANLEHVLSSCRTALSDGRYRWRQDRVLASIADHLDQARKEQKMTNKGPSFISFVRAGEEGAKAKRACGILGTATDWRMEADLKKQLKFPQEITVTNQRPDIVLWSAASKQVVMVELTVPWEERIEESFERKREKYQALTDTCTEKGWKAWCFPVEVGCRGFPAQSLWRTFSRLGVTGQVRKRAISVVARETESASLWLWRKREEKWIGGHRAVD, from the coding sequence ATGTATTGTGGGAAGGTGTGTAAGAATAAGGTGGGACTGAAGATTCATCGCACAAAGATGGGATGCGCACCAATCCTAAATCTGTTGCAACGCGCAAGGCAACTTGGTGAGACGGAGGAGGAGCTGGATCAGGATGAACACCACAGTGTCCAGAGCCTCCACGCATCAGAAGAGGGTGAGGTAACCATTGATAACGCAGAGAGGACTGAAGATCGAGCTGCGGTAGAATCTACAGAGCGGCGGAAGAAAGTGATGTGGCCCGCAAGTACAGAGAGAGCGAAGTGGAAGGCGTTTGAAGAGGAGCTGGAACTGGTGATGGAGAACGTTCTGAAAGGCAAAGTAGAGAGCAAGCTGCATGTCATGTCTGAGCTGATCTACACATTTGGAAAAGAGCGATTCGGAACAGCTAAAGAGAAAGTCGGACAACTCAAGGTTGGCGGGAATAGAAGACTGCAGAAGACTTCCAACCTAAGGGGAGAACTCAGACGCTTGAACAGCAGATACAGACAAGCAGAGGATGAGGAGAAACAAGGTCTGGCAGAACTGAGAGATGATGTACGGAAGGAGATCCAGTGTTTACGGAGAGCAGAGAATCTGCGCCGGAAGAGACACGGGAGAAGGCGAAAGAGAGCTCAGTTTACTAGCAATCCATTTCAGTTTGTGAAGCGTTTGCTCGGAGAAAAGAAGACAGGCGAACTTCAATGCACAAAAGAGGAGGCAAACAAGTACATCAAAGATATGTACAGTGACAGCGACCGTCACAAGGAACTGGGCGAGTGCGACAAGTTGCTCACGCCAGATGATCCTGAACATGACTTTGATAGCGCAGAACCTAGGTTGCAAGAAGTCAAGGACATTGTAAGGAAGGCCAGAGCGTCTTCAGCACCAGGACCCAATGGAGTACCGTACAGGGTATACAAGAACTGCCCCAAGATCTTGCTACGGTTGTGGAAGCTTATAAAGGTTGTTTGGAGGAAAGGAGAGCTTTGCAGAGAATGGCTGAAGGCAGAGGGATGTTTTATTCCTAAAGAAGAGGATTCGTCAACCCTTGGTCAATTCAGGACTATCTCTTTGCTGAACGTGGAAGGGAAGATACTCCTCGCTGTCCTTTCAAAAAGAATGACCTCTTATTTGCTTCAGAACAAGTACATAGATACAGCTGTGCAGAAAGGAGGAGTACCCGGTGTATCTGGGTGCATCGAGCATACCAGTGTCATCACCCAAATCATCAAGGAAGCACGCGAGAACAAAGGAGACATCGCAGTGATCTGGCTTGACCTAGCAAATGCATATGGTTCTGTTCCGCATCAGATGATACAAAAGACTCTACAATTGTATCATGTACCCGTTCGATTTCGGCAGATGTTGCGGCACTATTTCGACGGCTTCATCATGAGATTTTCAACAAGGGCAATAACCACTGACTGGCAGAGACTTGAAGTAGGCATCGTTACCGGGTGCACAATTTCAGTGGTGCTGTTCGCAGCAGCCATGAATCTGATAGTGAAGTCAGCGGAGAAGCCATCAAGAGGACCCAAAATGACTTCGGGGTGTATCCAACCACCAACGAGGGCATTTATGGACGATATGACTATTACAGCAAAGTCGTACGTCGAGGGAAGGTGGATGCTGCACGACATTGGCGAACTTATCGAGTGGGCCAGAATGAAGTTCAAACCCCAGAAATCAAGGAGCATGGTTTTGAGGAAAGGAAAGATTCAAGAGAGTGCAAGATATAGAATCAAAGATCAGCTCATCCCTACTGTTAAGGAGCAACCAGTGAAGTGCCTCGGGAAGTGGTTTCGAGACTCACTCAATGATAAACAGAGTATCAAAGACACGGTAGTGCAAATGGAGAACTGGTTGAAAGATGTGGACAAGTGTGGTCTGCCAGGAAAATTCAAGGCCTGGATTTACCAACATGGCATCCTACCACGCCTATTGTGGCCGCTGCTGGTGTACAGTGTACCGTCATCAACAGTGGAAGCAATGGAAAGGACAATAAATTCATTCCTCAGGAGGTGGATGGGGGTGCCAAAGAGTTTCACCAGCCTCGGTTTGTACTGCACAGGCAGCAAGCTGCAGATACCTCTCAGTTCACTGACGGAGGAATACAAGGTCACAAAGGCTCGGAAAGTCATTATGCTACGAGACAGTAGAGATGAGAAGGTTAGAGAAGCAGGAGTGCAGGTCAACACCGGGAGAAAGTGGAGGGCCGACAAGGCAGTCGAAGAGGCTGAGGCTCGTCTTCGGCACAGCGACATTGTCGGTAATGTTGCACACGGGCGACTAGGCTTCGGATGCGTCACCCGTTCGCAGTGGAGCAAAGCCAGTGCAAAAGACCGACGCACCCAAGTGCAGGAAGAGATTCGCCGAATGGAGGAAGAATCCAGGCTCACCAGAGCTGTTACCCTACGGAAACAGGGAAAATGGCTGAACTGGGAGGGAGTACCCCAGAGAAAGCTTACATGGAATGCGATCTGGACCATGGAAAGCGACAGACTTAGTTTCTTGCTCAAGTCTGTCTACGACGTGCTGCCAAGTCCAACAAACCTAGTGACTTGGGGTCTTGCCGAAAAGCCAGATTGCAAGCTCTGTGGAAGACCAGCGAATCTGGAGCATGTCCTGAGCTCATGCAGGACAGCCCTGTCTGATGGTCGATACAGATGGCGTCAGGACAGGGTTCTTGCTTCAATCGCCGATCATCTAGATCAAGCACGAAAAGAGCAGAAGATGACCAACAAAGGCCCCTCATTCATTTCCTTTGTCAGAGCCGGAGAAGAAGGGGCAAAGGCCAAACGCGCATGTGGGATTCTTGGAACGGCAACAGATTGGAGAATGGAAGCAGACTTGAAGAAACAGCTCAAGTTTCCACAGGAGATCACCGTGACAAACCAGAGACCCGACATAGTACTGTGGTCAGCTGCATCAAAACAGGTTGTGATGGTGGAGCTCACAGTACCATGGGAGGAGCGGATTGAAGAGAGCTTCGAACGGAAGCGCGAAAAGTACCAGGCCCTCACAGATACCTGCACAGAGAAAGGCTGGAAGGCATGGTGTTTTCCAGTGGAGGTGGGCTGCAGAGGTTTCCCAGCACAATCACTGTGGCGCACTTTCAGCAGACTGGGGGTTACAGGACAGGTCCGGAAACGGGCCATATCGGTTGTTGCACGTGAAACAGAGTCTGCTTCCTTGTGGCTATGGCGGAAGAGAGAGGAGAAGTGGATAGGGGGACACAGGGCTGTCGACTAG